The Sulfurospirillum diekertiae genomic sequence CTACTTTGCTCTTGTACAATCTGGCTTTCTTCTTGTGCTTTTTTGACAAACCAGACACTCGTAATGAAGATGAGTGTGAGTGTAAGGATGATTGTGCTGTAAAGTGCGTATGTTTTTGCTATTTTCATGCTCTAGTATAGTGAAATGCGATTTAAATTTGCTTTATTTTAAAAAATAAGATACACTATTTTCCTAGAAAGATGAGGTTCGAGTTCATCTTTGGTAGTTTTTTGATACGTGACCTTTAGTTAGCATCCTAAAATACTCCAAAAATACTCAATTTTCTACTTTTCGATCTTATAACAGGAGCATATGATGGCTTTATTAGAGGGAACCGTTAAATGGTTTAACAATGAAAAAGGTTTTGGATTTATCCAACCAAACGATGGCGGAAAAGATGTATTCGTACACTTTCGTCAAGTAAATAGATCGGGTTATGGTCGTGTATCTTTGGCAGAAGGCCAAAAAGTTACTTATGAACTAGGCGAAGGTCCAAAAGGCCCACAAGCTGAGAACGTAACAGCACTATAATTCTTCGGGGGAGATTTTCTCCTCCACCTCTTTTTCAAACCAATAGTTAAATTCACTTCCTTTTTGCTCTTCTGATTTCACTTCGACCACAATACCATACTTATCACAAATACTTTTCACAATACTAAGACCTATTCCAAAACCACCTTTATAGATATCACCTCTGTAATGGCGCTCGAAAATCTTTCCAATTTCTTTAATGCCTACTCCTTGATCTTGGACATGAAAACAGAGGTGTTGATGCTCTTCTTTTAACGAGACATGAATGATGGTTTGAGGGGGCGAATATTTAATCGCATTGGTTAAATTATTATCAATGATACGTTGTAACTCAATACGATTGATACAGACATACTGATCAGGTTC encodes the following:
- a CDS encoding cold-shock protein produces the protein MMALLEGTVKWFNNEKGFGFIQPNDGGKDVFVHFRQVNRSGYGRVSLAEGQKVTYELGEGPKGPQAENVTAL